The Salinivibrio kushneri genomic interval GTTGATCCTTGTCATCGTGATTGGCTGGTTGAAGCCTTTACACTGTGCTTATCAACCAGCCACCCAACACGCAATGTACCGCGTGGCCGTTGCATCGGCGTGAGATCGTTTTTAATCGCAATGATTCAGCCCAGTGGTGTGAAATGCTAAACTAAGCCTCTTATTTTTGATGGCACAGCAAGGGGCAAGATTGTGACTGATACCCGTTTACCCGCTTATGCGACAACAGCAGACACACTGAGGGCTGATAGTTTGGCGGTAACGCCTGCAGAAATGCACGGTTTAATCGCTGGCATGCTCAGTGGCGGGCTAGAGCTGGAAGATGGTAGCTGGCTAACCATGCTTTATGATTACACCCATCAAGGGATGGGGTGGCCAACAGAGTCTAAGACACTTGCCATGCAAAGCTATCACCAGCTAAAAGCGCAGCTTACCGGCAGTGATCTTGATTTAGATATTTATGTCCCTGACGACGAACAATCCGGTGTCGTGGCTCGAGCCGAAGCACTGGTGGAGTGGATCAACGCGTTTTTAGCCGGTGTGGGATTGATCGGAACTAAAGGTCGCACCTTATCTAAGGATGTGACAGAAGCGTTGGGCGATCTTAAAGACGTGGCGCAGCTGGGTGTCGATGAAGATGGCGACATGCAAGAGCAAGCAGAGTTGCTTGAGCAGGTTGTCGAGCATGTGCGCGTGTGCAGCATGGTGGTGCATGCCGAACTTGGGGCGCGTCCGGACAGTGACGATACGCCTAAAACATTGCATTAATCTCAATGACGCGTTCAGATTGAGGCGTCAGTGACTCAGGGTGAGGAAAGAGTGGGATGAAAGCCTATGACATAGTGATCGCAGGCGGCGCAATGGCCGGGGCGACTGCCGCACTGGCCTTAGACACATTGAGTGGCGGCACACTGCGTATTGCCGTGGTCGAGGCGATGGTGCCCGATCATCGCGAGCACCCAGGTTACGATGCACGCAGTATCGCATTAGCACAAGGCAGTTGTGCAGCCTTTGCGAGCTTAGGGCTTTGGGAGTCACTCGCCCCCTTTGGCACGCCGATTCAGCATATTCATGTGTCTGATCGTGGCCACGCCGGACAAACCCATATTGACGCACAGTCGCAGGGTGTGGCTTATCTTGGTCAAGTTATCGAGTTGGCGGATGCCGGAGCGGTGCTTCACCAAAAGTTGCAACACCGCGAGGCGATCGATGTGTTTTGCCCGGATGCCGTGATGGCGATTGAGCGAACGCCGGCGGCGGTAACGGTGCGATTAAAGCAGGGACAATCTCTGACTGCTTCGCTACTCATTGCGGCTGACGGTGGGCGCTCGTCTTGTTGCCAGCAGCTTAATATTCCGCGTCAGCAACACGATTTTGGTCAGGTGGCAGTGATTGCCAATGTATCAACCGCACTGCCTCATCAAGGCCACGCCTTTGAACGCTTTACTCAAACCGGCCCTGTGGCGCTGTTACCCATGTCGCAAGGGCGTTGCTCGTTGGTGTGGTGTATGACAGCCGAGCAAGCACAAGGGCTGATGCAAGTGAGTGATGATGCGTTTCTTCATCGCCTGCAGCAGGTGTTTGGCTGGCGTTTAGGCAAGTTGCTGCACGTTGGAGAGCGTCATGCGTATCCATTGACGCTTAACCAAGTGGTTCGCCCGGTGAGTCATCGTGTGGCCGTGGTGGGGAATGCGGCACAAAGCCTACACCCGATTGCCGGACAAGGCTTTAACCTTGGTTTGCGAGATGTGATGACGTTGGCTCACACGCTGACGGAGGCGGCATCGCGTGGTGATGATATCGGTGCGATGCCAACATTGATGGCGTACGCCAAACAACGAACACCAGACCGAGATGCCACAGTGGCATTGACATCAGGGTTGGTTCACCTCTTTTCCAATGATAGCCCGCTTCTGGCGGGGGCACGTAATGCCGGGTTAGGATTAATGTCAGCATTAGAGAGTATAAAACAACCGCTTGTGCAACGCACCATAGGATGGGTAGAACCGAGATGAAAATGATCAATGCCGATGTGGCCATTGTCGGTGGCGGCATGGTGGGGCTCACACTTGCCGCCTCCCTAGCCGACACGGATTTGCGGGTGGTGGTGATAGAAGGTAAAGCGCCGGAAACGACCTTAAACGACGTACCAGAGAACCGTGTCTCTGCCTTGAGCCGAGCGAGTGAAAACATACTGCGCACCCTGGATGTCTGGCCGGGCATCGCCTCACGGCGTGCGGCCAGTTACCAACAGATGCGGGTGTGGGAGAAAGACAGTTTTGCCGACATCCATTTTGATGCGCAGGCGTTTGGCCAGCAAAACCTCGGCCATATTGTTGAAAACCGTGTGATCCAGTTGGCTTTGCTCGATAAAGTGCAAACGCAGGACAATGTGACTGTGTTGATGCCGGCGCAATGCCAATCCATGCTGCAAGGAGAGAGCGAAACCTGGTTACAACTCGAGTCTGGGGACGGCGTGACGGCGAAACTGGTCGTGGGGGCTGATGGGGCGAGATCCTGGGTGCGTGAGCAAGCCGACTTCCCCTTGGTACAGCGTGACTATGGTCATCATGCAGTGGTGGCGACGGTGCGCACGGTGGAGCCGCATCAGGGCGTTGCACGACAAGTATTTACACCGGACGGCCCCCTTGCTTTCTTGCCACTTTCAGATCCGCATTTATGTTCAATTGTTTGGTCTGTTCCCCCAGAACAAGCGACGGATTACGTCGCGATGGACTCAGCGTCCTTTAACCGTGCCTTAACCGCTGCGTTTGATGTGCAACTCGGCCTATGTGAGGTAATAGGCCCACGCGCCAGTTACCCGCTTACCATGCGTTATGCCCAACACTTTGCGGCGCAGCGCCTGGCTCTGGTCGGTGATGCGGCGCACACTATCCATCCTCTGGCTGGGCAAGGGGTGAATCTGGGGATGCTCGACGCGGCCGCTTTGGCGCAAACACTGACGTCACTCGCCGACAAAGGGAAAGATATTGGCCATTACGCCGGCTTACGCCAGTATGAGCGTTGGCGTAAAGCGGAAGCGGTGCAGATGATTGCGGCGATGCAAGGGTTCCGCAGCTTGTTCGCAGGCGATAATCCGATGAAAAAGCTCGTCCGTGGCGTGGGCATGCGTGCGGTCAATCATTTGCCCGGCGCCAAGCAGCCGTTTATGGCGCGGGCGTTAGGGTTGGAGGGGAACCTGCCTGATCTGGCAAAGCCTACGACGCGCACGACCACTTTTTGATGATTGCGTGATGGCTGAAATTGGCGAAAAACAGAGAATATGCTAAATAGCACAAAGACCATTGCCGAGTCGGCATGCGATCAGGTTGTGAGAGATGTTGAATGTACCGATTGACGGTGTGAGTTGTCATTGGGTGTAACAAGGAACAAGATTATGAGTGATATCCCATCTGAATTAAAATTTACCGCTACACACGAATGGGTTCGCCCTGAAGGGGAAGGCCTATTTACCATTGGCATTTCTGATCACGCCCAGGCCCTACTGGGGGATATGGTGTTTATCGATTTGCCTGATGAAGATGACACTTTTGATGCGGGTGACGATTGCGCGGTTGCAGAGTCGGTAAAGGCGGCGTCGGATATCTATGCGCCCATTTCTGGTCAAGTCGTGGCCGTCAATGAAGAGTTAGATAGCGCCCCTGAACTGGTTAACAGCGACCCATACGGCGATGGTTGGTTGTTCCAGATTCAAGCGACAGATGAGTCTGAAATCGATAGCCTGCTCGATGCGCAAAGCTATGAAGAAACGTTAGGCGATCAAGACGCAGACTAAAGGGTCAGGGGGAAGCACGTATGCTATGCCTGTCCTTTTTATCTAAATAATAAACAGGGGCCCGTCTGACGAGCCCCTATTTGTATGGTACGGCGAAGTCAGTAAGCGGTCGGCAATGAGCCCGATTTTTCTGGCTCTCGAAGCCCGTCCTGATACACATCTCGAATCAACCCGTTAACTTCCTTCACGGTTCGGTAGTGACAGATGGTGGCGTGATCCGGTGCTTTTAACCAACCATTATCAAAATCAAATCGGCCTCTTCCTGCAATATAGACGCGACCCGAGAATAATCGTGTGACATGTTTGGCGACAAGCTTGGGGGAATAGCGATTAAAAACGCGCATAACCTCTTCTTACTGGTGTGAGTGGTTGTCACCCTATAGGGGTGTGAAAACGGCACCGATTGTGAAGTGGGTTTATGTCGCCGTGATGACACTGCCTAAAGAAATAATCACTTTATCCTTACCATAAATCCGCTTGGTTGAAAGCATCGACGCAGCACGGTTTCGCGCCTAATGCCGGTAAGTCGCTATCAATCAGCGATTGCGCCAGCCAACCGTGTGGGTAGCTTAATGTATGGGGTGGCACCACCTCGATATGGTCGGCTGGATGAAACCCAAGCTGAGTGTAGAAAGCGGGGTCGCCATAGGTCACCACCGCTTGATAACCCAATGTACGTAGCTGTTCGAGCCCAGCGTTGATTAATGCTTTTCCATGTCCTTGGCGCTGATAATCAGGGTAGATAGCCATCGGAGAGAGCAGTGCAACCTTGTCCGTATGTGGGTAGGTCAATCGTGAGAAAAAGACAGCCCCCACTAACTGCTCACCGTCAAGCATCCCCCAACCATGGCAGTCTTCACGAGGCGTTTCACCGAGCAGCTTATCGATTAAGTGATGAATAACTTCGCCGGTGTCGGCCCCCTCACTGTGCGTGAACGTTTCACTGACCCGTTGAGCAACGTAAGCAGGATTAAGGATCGACAGAGAGACGATGTTCATTAGGTTTCCTCTTGCGCGTGAGGCTGGGTAGATAACGCTTTCAGGGAAGCGACGCGCTTATCGACAATGGTGGTTATTTGGCCAATGAGCCACTGCATTTTGGGGTGACCGCTGGCTTGATGTCGCCATGCCAAGCCAATATCAAACCCTGGGACATCAATAGGAGGTGGGCTAAATGCCAGATGGTTAGCATCGTTAAAGGTATCAAGTCGCGCCATAAGCTCTGGTACGGTACACAGCAGTTGTCGCCCTTTTAGCAATTGCCTTACGGTTAAAAAGCGCTGCGATCCCATCACCACTTGTCGATGATAGCCTAGCGCTTCTAAACGCGCATCTATCGGGCTAGAAAGCTGGCCGTAAGTGCTCACCAAGGCGTGCGGCGTGGCGACAAAATCGGCCACGCTGATGGGGGCATCCAGTCCTGTACTTTGAGGGTCAAACAGACACACGTGTTGTTCGCGATATAATACCTGGCTGTCGAGAATATCGCTGTTTTCCGGGATCACGCCGATCACCGCGTCGACATCATCATTTTTAATCGCATCCAGACAGTGGCGACGATCGACTGGCCGTAAGCTAAGTTGTGCTAAAGGAAGTTGTTGGTTGAGGGTATCGAACAACGCCGGCGCGAAGATAAGCTCCGCGTAGTCGGTGAGTCCAAGGCGGATCTGACCATCAAAAAGGGCAGGTTCAAAAGCGGGCGGAGTCAGCACGTCCGTGGCGAGTGTGTCGAGTAGCGCCTCAATTTTAGGGGCGATATCGAGCGCGCGGGCGGTGGGCACCATTTGGTGTCCGCGCCGCTCAAAAAGGGGATCGTCTAGCATCGTACGCAGACGCGCCAAGCTGTGGCTCATGGCTGATTGACCCAGAGATAGGCGCTCTGCAGCCCCAGTCACACTGCGGGTTTCCATTAAAGTGACAAAGGTCACCAACAAGTTGAGATCGTATTTCCGCCAGTATTTTTGCGCCATCCGTTGCGTGACTCCTACATCTAACCGTCTTGAACGCGGCATATGTCGCCGCGCAGAGGCTGGCAAAGTACGAGAAGATCTTTCACTCTCACCCATAATCCGGCGTGAGGATCACCGCTGCTAATGGTGACCGTTTCATAGCGCCAGATCTGCTCATCAAACACCAACGCCAGATCCGGTGACAGTCCCAATGGCGCGACAGTGCCACGCGCGTAGCCGGTTGTGCTTTGCACTTGTTGTGCACTGGCAAGCGTCATTCGTCGGCATCCCAGCAGCTGGCGGACTTTGGGCGGGCTCACTTGTTGGTCGCCTGGTACGCAGGCCACCGCATAACACCCGCCCATATCGCGCAACACCATGGTTTTAAGCATCTGAGCAGGATCAATCCCCCGTTGTGCAGCGGTGTCTTCAATCGATTGGGTTGCGCGTGACTGCCACAGTATTTGGTAGCGAATATCGGCGCTATCGAGTGCGGCAGTCACGGGTGTTTGCCAATTGGGATCCGTGTGCACGGCTCAGTCGTCATCATCGAGTGAATAGGGGAGTGGCTCATGGTGCCATGCATGTGAGGGAGACTCAGCCAGGCGGAAAGCGGTGTCGTCGTCCAGGTTATTTGGTAGTACGGCTAACACGCTCGCATTACCATTCACATCGCGATAGCCAGCAATAACTGTCCCGCCTGAACGCCAATTGTCGCCCACCGCGCGTTCGATTTTATCGCCTGCAACAGGTGTGTGCTCGGCTTGGCCGCTGAGTTTGTACATGGCACGCTTGTTCATGCCTCGATACTTGGCTCGCGCCACAGTTTCTTGGCCGGTGTAACAGCCTTTGGTGAAGCTGATCGCATCCAGCGCCTGAAGGTTTAACGATTGCGGGATAAATTCGCCGCTGGTGGCCTGCTCAATACGGGGTAATGCGGCATCAATATCCCACTTATCCCAATACTCATGGGTAAGCAAGGTCGCAGAGGCTTGATTGATAAGCGCTGTGGCGTTGGCCGCGTCAACCACCAGTAACCAGCGGTGTGGTTCAATGTATACGGCGGTGCCCGCTTGCCCTTGGCGAACGTCACCTTGCGGGCCAAAGTGATCGGCCACCCATTTGTCTGCCTGCGTGCCAATCACACCGAGCAGTACGGCATCGACTTTTTCAAACGCAATCTTTGAAAAGATGGCGTACTTTTTCACCTCTTGAACTTGGGTGGCTTCAATCGAGGCCGGTTGCACCATGGCGAGCCCGTCTTGGTAATGGAAAAAACGCAGCACCGACCAGATTTTGCCTTTTGGATCGCAATGAGCGGCAAGGGTCGATTTATCCTCTGCAAGGCTGGCAATGTCGCAAGTGAGCTGACCTTGTAAGTAGCTTTTTGTATCGTCGCCGCTCACTTTAGTGATTGCCCAGTTATCAAGAGCAACTATCGCCAGTTCAGGCTGTGGGTCACTGGGGTGTGTATCCGCAGGCTCAAAGGCCACGGTTTGATACCATTCGCTCATAACACTCACGCTCTCTGTTGAGAAAATATAGACTCTGTCCCGTATACTAATAGGGAGGATAAAGCTTGTCAGCCTTTGTATTGTAGGGCTATTACGGTGTCTTGCTGATTAACGCTAGAGAGCTCTCAGATTCACCGTTTGTTTTCCGGCAAAAGTAGTCGCCTGATGGCGGCATTGATAGTATGCAAGCACTGACATCATTGATAGAGGTAAGCAATGGTTAACACCGAGGATAAAGCGCGGATTCGTTGGGCATGTCGTCGTGGCATGTTAGAGCTGGATGTGTTGGTTATGCCTTATTTTGAAGCCTGCTACGACACGCTAAATGAACAAGAAAAGCAGGATTTTGTCGCATTTTTGGAAAGCGCAGATCCGGATTTGTTTGCGTGGTTGATGGGGCATGGTAAACCTGACGACCCCAAGATGAAGTCTGTTGTCGATAAGGTCGTCGCTTATAACCGCAGTAAGTTACGTACATAGTCACCTACAGTGCCCGCGTTATGTCACTGTCTGCCTGGTTTTGCTGGGAACGATGGTGACTTGGCTGGCCATGGCGCATGTTTCCCTTCCTTTAAGTGCTCGTGCTGTGCTAACCCTTTGGGCGGTGCGAGACTTGCGCTTTTTCCATGCTCACCTCATCGGTAGCGAGGGGCCTTTTCGCTTTTCCTCTGACGCTTGGGCTGTGATGCCCAATGGACAGTATCGAAAATTATCCTGTGTTTATGCGACCCCATGGCTGCTGGTGCTGACCTCTCGTGTGGATGCGCAATACGTGTATATTTGGCGTCATGGCCTTCCAGATTATCATTTTCGTCTGATTTATCGGCACTGCTGTCAGCAAGGTCGGGATATAACGTGACATATTTGTGACAAACTGGTTGCGTGGCTTTACTTTTTCACTTTATCACCGATATTCAAGGGACACGGATAAAATCCATTCTGCTCAGATAATGCTGTAGGGTCGCTATGAATATTAAACAAAAACTTTTGTCACTCACCTTGATGTCGGTGTTGGCACTCCTCGCGGTGGCGGCGATTGCGTGGAAGGCGGAAACACGACTGCAAAAAATGCACAATCAGCTAACCACAGTCTCTGATCTTGAGGTGATATTGCTCAACTTACGCCGCAATGAGAAAGACTTTCTCGCGCGCATGGATCCTAAATACCTCTCCCGTTTTGATAATAATGTTGATGCGTTTAATCAGCTGCTGAGTGATTTCCGCGCCCGCAGTGCCTCTCTGGGGTTAGAGACCGCGACCATTGATAAAGTGAAAAGCGCGATGAAAGGATATGCTAGTGGGTTTCGTGATCTGGGTAAGGGCTACCAAACATTGGGGTTAACCCCTGAGCAGGGGATCCGCGGACAAATGCAAAACGCGAGCAAGAAAATGGTGGCAGCGACCCAAAATGACATTGTGCTGGAGAGTAGCGCTCGCCTGTTAGCCGCAGATGCCAAACTGTTTGTGCAAAGCAGTAACCTTGACTACATCGATGAATATCAAAGCCAAATGCAAGAGCTTGAAGATTACCTTCGTGGTGACCTACTGGCGTTGTTTCAAGCGCATCAGGCGCAAGTGGACCAAATTGTTGCCCAGAAAAAGACATTGGGGTTAGCGGCGGACAAAGGTTTGCTCGGACAAATTCGTGGCAAAACCCACCAAGTGGAAGAAATGTTTGATGTGCTAAGCCAAGAGTATGAGCAGGCCATCGAGCAAGCATTACGCCAAACCGTGACGTTTACTGGCTCGGCGGTATTGATACTGGCACTGATCATGACAGTGATTTCTTTATGGATGAACCGTGGCATTCAACAGCGTATTTACCGGTTCAGTGAGCAAATGGCCGCCATCACCAAGCAGCGGGATCTGACCTTGAGAGCGGATGAAAATGGGCGTGATGAGATCTCATTGATGGCTAAAGATGTCAATCAGATGCTCGCCAGTGTCCAGGCTATGGTGGTCGACGTGAGTCGCGCCATACAAGCGCTTAACCACAGTGCAGAGCAAGTTGAGTCGCGTACTGAAGCTACCGGGTCCGCATTGTCTACCCAGTTAGATGAAACCACCCATGCGGCGACCGCGATGAATGAGATGGAAAGTACGATTCGCGATATCGCGGGCAACACGGATCAGGCTGCGGAGAATGCGCGTACCAGTTTAAGTCGGGCCGAAAATGGACAAAAAGTGGTCGACGACACCAAGGCAATGATCATGACACTGGCAGACACGCTTAGTAATACCAGCAACGAGGTGCTTGAATTAAGTAAGCTGTCTGAAACCATCGGTTCAGTATTAGATGTGATTAAAGATATTTCTGAGCAAACCAACTTGCTGGCGCTTAACGCGGCGATTGAAGCGGCGCGCGCCGGTGAGCAAGGGCGTGGCTTTGCGGTGGTCGCTGATGAGGTGCGCCAGCTAGCGACCCGTACTCGTGAGTCGACCGATGAAATTTCTGGCATTATCACCTCGTTGCAAGAGCAAACCCAGTCGGTGTCTGAGCGTATGGAGCAAAGCCGAGAAGATGGGGAAACATCTGTGGGTAAAGTGGAAGCGGCCTCGCAAGAGCTATCGCAAATCATGGCCGATATGCAAAACATTATGGATATGAGCACCCACATTGCCACGGCGATCGAGCAACAAAGTTCGGTGGCGAAAGAAGTCAACCAAAACGTGCACAACATTCAAGATATCGCGCAAAACAGTACCGAACGCGCCAACCAGAACCGCGAAGCGGCACACAAGGTGGCCGAAGAAGCGGCGCACCTTGAGCGTGCAGTGAGCGAGTTTAAAAGCGAATAACCACGATGATATCCAGTAAAAAGGCCAGCCTCGTGAGGCTGGCCTTTATCGTTAAAGCAGCAGACGGCGCGAAACCCACTAGCAGGGCTGGTCCGGGGTTAACACGGTGGGACCGGATTGCTCGTTAGGCTCAGGGTAATCAATGGTGTAGTGAAGGCCTCGGCTTTCTTTGCGTTGCATGGCACAGCGAACCATGAGTTCTGCCACCTGTAAAAGGTTACGTAATTCCAACAGGTTGTTTGAGACCCGGAAATTCGCATAGTACTCATGTGTTTCTTGCTTGAGCAGCTCGATACGGCGTAGTGCTCGTTCTAACCGTTTGGTTGAGCGGACAATGCCCATGTAATCCCACATAAAAAGACGTAACTCATGCCAGTTGTGCTGGATCACCACTTCTTCGTCAGAACAAATGACCTGACTCTCATCCCAAGGGGGGAGTGCGGTATGGGGCTCGATATGGTCTGAGTGCGCTTTAATATGTTCAGCCGCTGACCACGCATACACCACACACTCTAGGAGCGAGTTAGAGGCCATACGGTTGGCACCATGCAAGCCGGTGTAGCTTACTTCCCCAATCGCGTATAAGCCGGGCAGGTCTGTGGTGCCGTTTTTATCCACCATCACGCCACCACAGGTGTAGTGGGCGGCAGGGACAATAGGGATCGGCTCTTTGGTCAGATCGATGCCGTATTGTTTGAGCTTTTCGTAAATGGTGGGGAAGTGTTTGATCACAAAGTCAGGGTCTTTGTGGCTGATGTCGAGATACATGCAGTCGGCGCCAAGGCGCTTCATCTCGTAATCAATCGCTCGGGCCACCACATCACGCGGGGCAAGCTCGCCGCGTGCGTCGAAGTCTGACATAAAGCGTGAGCCATCTGGGCGTTTTAAGTGTGCGCCTTCACCGCGTAACGCTTCCGTGAGCAAAAAGTTGCGCGCGTCTGGATGGTACAGGCACGTAGGATGAAACTGGTTGAATTCTAAGTTGGCGACGCGACAACCTGCCCGCCATGCCATGGCGATGCCATCACCGGATGACACATCGGGGTTAGAGGTGTATTGATACACTTTGGAAGCACCGCCAGTGGCGAGCACCACATAGTTAGTGCGCACGGTCTCAACCACTTCTTGGTTTCGGTTCCAGATGTAGGCCCCGAGCACGTGGTTAGCGCCACCCAATCCGACTTTTTTACGGGTGATGATATCCAGCGCATTGTGCCGTTCGAGCAGGGTGATATTTGGGTGCTGACGGACATTGTCTTGCAGAGAGTTTTGCACGGCCATCCCGGTGGCATCGGCGGTATGCAAGATACGGCGATGGCTATGGCCGCCTTCACGGGTTAAATGATACCGAGGGGTGTCGTCGTCGCTATCTTCTTGATCGAACGGAACACCGCCATCAATTAACCACTGCACGCAATCTTTAGCATTGCGAGCAATAAAGTCCACGACCTGGGTATCGCAGATACCTGCACCCGCGATTTGGGTATCTTCGACATGAGACTCGACCGAGTCTTGCTCGTCAAACACCGCGGCAATACCGCCCTGTGCGTAAAGCGTGGCCCCTTCACTGAGCGGGCCTTTGCTCAATACAATCACCTTGTGGGTTGGCGCTAAGCGGAGCGCCAGTGACAAGCCAGCGGCACCACTGCCGATAACTAGCACGTCACATTGATGTTCCTGGGTTGTGGTCGTCATGATCCCTAATCCTCTTTCTGCGCACCCAATGTTACACCAATTTGACGTAGCTGCGCGCGGTAAGATCAAATCCCGTACCGCTTGGGTGAAAGTTTGCAACCATGGCATGGTTCGGGCGACAATGCCCTCAGTCAAAGAGACCGTCTTTGACCATTCCGTCACAGTAATGTGATTCAACGCATAATAAAACCAACATGGTGAGGAACTTTTCGCCGGCTGGATTATCGAATCGTGTGCGAAAGCTCGCAAGCGGGTTTAACCGCGCTCTGACAACGTCGGGCCTAGAATTTCGATAATCGGGCGGAAAGATCAACCAAGGAGTAAACGCTCGAATGGGCGAGCAGCTAACCGACCAGGTTCTAATAGAACGTGTACAGAATGGTGACAAGCAAGCTTTCAATCTGTTAGTCGTCAAATATCAGAATAAGGTATGTAACCTTATCGCCCGCTATGTCGGTACACACAGTGGCGATATTCCAGATATTGCGCAAGAGGCGTTTATCAAAGCGTATCGTGCATTGCCGGGATTTCGGGGCGAGAGTGCGTTTTATACTTGGCTGTATCGCATTGCTGTGAACACCGCAAAAAACCATTTGGTGGCGCAAGGACGACGTCCGCCAGGCAGCGATATTGATGCCGACGAAGCAGAAAATTACGAAAGTGGGGGGTCTTTAAAAGAAATATCGAACCCTGAAAACTTGATGTTGTCAGATGAGTTAAGACAGGTGGTATTTTCGACCATAGAAACACTGCCTGACGACTTAAGAACCGCAATTACCTTACGGGAGCTCGATGGGCTCAGTTATGAGGAAATTGCACAGGTAATGGATTGTCCAGTCGGTACGGTGCGGTCGCGTATTTTCCGAGCGCGTGAAGCGGTTGAAAAACGCATCCGGCCACTGATGAAACGGTAACGAGTTTTACTGGCTGCATGACGGTGACTTGAATGACGGATAGAGAAAAAATTTCAGCGTTATTGGATGGCGAATTAGTGGATACGTCAGTGATCCACGAGATTGAGCGAGATGATAACGCGCAACAGGCTTGGGGGCGTTTTAGCACCATTCGCGATGTGATGCGTGGTGAGGCACCCAGCTCGTTGCAATGGAACATTGCCGATTCTGTAGCGTCCGCGCTGGAAGCAGAACCTGCTTATCAAGGCGATCACCT includes:
- a CDS encoding methyl-accepting chemotaxis protein, whose amino-acid sequence is MNIKQKLLSLTLMSVLALLAVAAIAWKAETRLQKMHNQLTTVSDLEVILLNLRRNEKDFLARMDPKYLSRFDNNVDAFNQLLSDFRARSASLGLETATIDKVKSAMKGYASGFRDLGKGYQTLGLTPEQGIRGQMQNASKKMVAATQNDIVLESSARLLAADAKLFVQSSNLDYIDEYQSQMQELEDYLRGDLLALFQAHQAQVDQIVAQKKTLGLAADKGLLGQIRGKTHQVEEMFDVLSQEYEQAIEQALRQTVTFTGSAVLILALIMTVISLWMNRGIQQRIYRFSEQMAAITKQRDLTLRADENGRDEISLMAKDVNQMLASVQAMVVDVSRAIQALNHSAEQVESRTEATGSALSTQLDETTHAATAMNEMESTIRDIAGNTDQAAENARTSLSRAENGQKVVDDTKAMIMTLADTLSNTSNEVLELSKLSETIGSVLDVIKDISEQTNLLALNAAIEAARAGEQGRGFAVVADEVRQLATRTRESTDEISGIITSLQEQTQSVSERMEQSREDGETSVGKVEAASQELSQIMADMQNIMDMSTHIATAIEQQSSVAKEVNQNVHNIQDIAQNSTERANQNREAAHKVAEEAAHLERAVSEFKSE
- the nadB gene encoding L-aspartate oxidase, whose protein sequence is MTTTTQEHQCDVLVIGSGAAGLSLALRLAPTHKVIVLSKGPLSEGATLYAQGGIAAVFDEQDSVESHVEDTQIAGAGICDTQVVDFIARNAKDCVQWLIDGGVPFDQEDSDDDTPRYHLTREGGHSHRRILHTADATGMAVQNSLQDNVRQHPNITLLERHNALDIITRKKVGLGGANHVLGAYIWNRNQEVVETVRTNYVVLATGGASKVYQYTSNPDVSSGDGIAMAWRAGCRVANLEFNQFHPTCLYHPDARNFLLTEALRGEGAHLKRPDGSRFMSDFDARGELAPRDVVARAIDYEMKRLGADCMYLDISHKDPDFVIKHFPTIYEKLKQYGIDLTKEPIPIVPAAHYTCGGVMVDKNGTTDLPGLYAIGEVSYTGLHGANRMASNSLLECVVYAWSAAEHIKAHSDHIEPHTALPPWDESQVICSDEEVVIQHNWHELRLFMWDYMGIVRSTKRLERALRRIELLKQETHEYYANFRVSNNLLELRNLLQVAELMVRCAMQRKESRGLHYTIDYPEPNEQSGPTVLTPDQPC
- the rpoE gene encoding RNA polymerase sigma factor RpoE produces the protein MGEQLTDQVLIERVQNGDKQAFNLLVVKYQNKVCNLIARYVGTHSGDIPDIAQEAFIKAYRALPGFRGESAFYTWLYRIAVNTAKNHLVAQGRRPPGSDIDADEAENYESGGSLKEISNPENLMLSDELRQVVFSTIETLPDDLRTAITLRELDGLSYEEIAQVMDCPVGTVRSRIFRAREAVEKRIRPLMKR